TACATATTATAAATTAATGAAATcatcttaaaacaaacaaaaaaaagtcttacCCTTCCAAGAGTAACAGCAACATAATTCCATTTTATGTGGGAATTTctgtgaagaaaacaaatgattacCTAACATACTTAGCACATTACAACTTGGTAACAACAGGGTAATATAGAGGTAATATTTTGGAACTAACAAGAATTATAGGGGTAGTATCTAGGTGATAGAGGGGTTATTGCTATATTAGCAATAACAACCTAATGGGGTAGGttaatatttctgaaataacaATGCAAAAGGGgttattattttgttacagGTACTGATAGTTTGTTACATACATTATAACTAATGAATGTATCTAGGTAGTAGAAGGCCAAAAGCAATTAAATATTACCCCAAGTACCTTTttgtaacaaaaatattatacCCCATTTGCAAGGTATGGACTGGGATATTACCCCAGTATTAACATGCTATTACGCAGATTTTACCCTATATCGACTATTTCTGAAATATTACCCGAATATTACCCTGTTATTACTAAGCTGTCGAAAGTATTAAGggcacaaattattattattataattattattataatatactTTCACCATTTGTACTAGTATGATTTTACTAAAAAGGAGAATAAAAGAAGGCATCTCACCGAGGGTACGATTCCCTGTAGATGAGAGTCGGACAGAAGAGAAAGTACAAATAGCTGGAAAGTGTTGGGAATCTGGGTCTTTCTCCtgaacaacaaagacaaaacagatcAACTGGAGGTGTCCACCTACAATCTGTTACTTCTGCCTTGAATTACTAAAATTACTAAATTAAAAGGTCTGGAGTTCATACACACAGTAAGCTTTCCCttagttttttcctgtttttcagtATAGCAGGCATTTACTTTACCATTTCTGAATTCTGAAGCTTGGCTTAATGTAGGAACCTGCTAACAAATGTATGCCTATAAAACTGACAGGGGTTTTTGCTAAAGCCTTGCACCATTAAGCCACAGTGTCGGCAATAACATGATGTATTTtccaaaattattttctgtactCCATTCAAGATTTGTTCTAattcaaaatgtataaaacagtaCAGGAGAAAACACCTTTCTCCTGGAGGCCTTTTTACTGCAGTAAGTATTCACATTTGTTACTATTTTTACAGACACATGTTGTGATGTATGGTGATTTACATTATGCTCCCATGTGGCTGCACATAATTGAGGTTATTTTTTGTATGTGGGTGTATTCATTGATTTAAGTTCAGCATAATTCATTAAGTGGTCACCTGCTGAGCTCTGTTTTAGTCATGTGTCTCTGGAGTCTGGTAGTGTCACTGTGAATGACATATTATACAGTACCTTCCTTTGGTGTAGTCTTCATTATAGCAGGAGCAGTTTCTCTTAAGAATGAGTAGCTCTTCATCAGGAAACGAATCTGAGGAAAATTGATTCAGGTATTATATGGAGTGAGACACCTTGTGTCAGTAATAACTGCTCCTGGATTGTCTGTCTTTAATACATCCACTGACAATGTGTACTTTTACAGTCTtgtttcttacatataaaataaaggATATGTTCTGAGTGTTAACTTTTGTAAATTCAGACTCCTGGTGTCAGTAAAAAAATGCAGTTCAGGCCTAATGGGTCATTTGTATGCATACAGTACGTAACCACTAATTGTTTTGAGACATTTCTAGACTTGAAACATTCATGTATGCCGGAAAATAGACAGCTTCACAACAACAGATGTTGACTGGACCGGAGTCAGATGAAGATGGGAACTAGGTTTCCCAAAAGCATCTTAGCAGAATTCTGAGGATTATCTCACTCTATCAAATGAAGCTAAAATTATCTCAGCGCTAAGACAGTTCTGGGATACCGGGGCTGCTGTAAtaaagaggatgaggaggtatTAAAGTGTAGGCCTTTGATGTTCAAACATTGGCTACACTGAGATCTGCTGTCTTTCTTGATGGCTTTGCCAGTTGGAAAGTTCCAACTCTAGCCAGCAGGCTTTTCTTATTTCTGTGTTCCTGCTGATTACAAACAAAAGGTTGTATTTATAATTGGGCTTATCAAATATAATACTTCTTAAATTGCAGGGTTTTTCTAACACAGGTCATCACCAATAcgcatttatatttatttgttttgtgctcAGCAGAATCATACTGCAGGAGTTATATcatatgaaattttaaaatctaaacaaaCTCTAAACCTTTAAACAACCTGAGAGCATATATTCCccaaacctttattttttaatacaagaTGATGTCCTGAAACATGTACACTCACTAACCTGCTCCAGTATAACAATGAACCGTGAGGCTGGTGGGAGCTGGTTTTCTATGACTACGTAGATCGGGAACAGGCTCAGAACACAGGTCTGTATGGCTGACAAAATCAGCCCTGTGCCCAGAGACAGCACCAGCTTGGAGGGGAAACTGTGGTATAAAGAACCCCAAAACACCAGGGTGTAATAAGGAATGAGCAAGGTATAGACAAACATCACAGTCCAGGCCCAGGTGACGGTTCCCATCTTCCCAAAGGCGAAGAAAAGCAGGTCAAACTCCAAAACCAACCTGGTATTTGGAAGATAAAATGAGATTGGTGAGTAGGTGAAAGTTCATTAAGTCAATGCAAGTTAGTTTAAACACTAATTTTGAGTATACTGTAGTTgctaatataataaaattaaacttacACAACTTTGTCTACAAACccatttattttcaattcaactttatttatctagTGCCATCGTCATCCCAAGGTACTTTAggtaacaaaagtaaaaatacaaacagctaCCACATCACTATGGTGTTgcccaaagcagcagcagcagaaacactCTAAGGGATTGATTGTTTTTAGTTTaggcagggagagaaagagggagaaagagggatacagtgcagagaaaaacaatataAGAATAATGCTGTTAAAAGCTTCAGTGTATTGTGATTGAGCTCCTTTTAGGGACGTGAGGATGTTAAATACACACACCTGCCCTGGTCGATGAAGTCGACAGCCAGCGTGCTCAGACAGAAGATGAGGAGAACAGCTATGAACATGTGGTAGATGGTCCTGATGTGGCTGATCTCAAACAGTTCACTGGTAAACAGGAGGACCCACAGAAACattataaacatttataaaatcatttcattaaaaaactgttttatgctCAATTTATATGGATATCTGTTGCACTGTATTCATTCTGCAGGGTTATCAAGCTATAAATACAGCAATTCCGTATTAAATGGatgaattgtgtttgtgtgtcctgacACTCAGTTGTGTTACTATGAAACAAACTCCTACACTCCTCATCAATCACTCATCTGTTATAGACTGTAAATCTGAAATGATTAGCATAATCTTTCTTTAATatatgcagtgttttaaaaacattttcagctgtCTTGCCCTCATTATCATATTCACGTTCACATTGGTCTACCATCTGCACCAGGCTGTTTGTATTCAGTTTTTCAGACTCACTCCAACAGTGATGCTCTGTCCATAAACACTTTGCCATTGTCCAATTTCTGAGATCTAAAAcgaaaccagaaaaaaaaagaaacagacataaCACACTAGTAGTACCATATGCGTGCTACTAAATGTTCCCTCTTCGTTGTTCTTCTCACCTTGGTGAGGGCTtcattgttgtctttttgttaacTGTCGGATGGATGCAGGTGAAAGGCTGGACAGAGTCTGTCAGAGCTTTATCGAGAATATCACTGAGCTGATCCTGAACCTGCTCCAGAGCTTTTAACTTCACCTTCTACAGAAAGTTAAGGATGAAAGAGAAGATTTCAGTCTATACTTCACATGTAGCATCCCAATACTTTGCacttttgaaatgcatttttccACCCATGTAACgtctctattttctttttttgaaacatTAAGAGAGAGAGCTGCCAGTGTAAGGGACAGTTAGCCGAGATAAAGAGCTGGCTGTGAAATTTAAAGATACctgtgcatgtttctgccacTGTCTCAGGTTTTCTTCCTGCACATTATGGCTCACAGctgcaaagaaaacatgtttcttacatttttatcagCCTGACCACCATACTACTCATACTGCATCTCACATATGATACTGCAAATATagaaaactaaacataaatgGGATTCAATTCCATGCATGTGCCGTTTTTATGTGCAACAATTACTTCCAAACCATCGAACACTTTAGAAAACTACACAGTAGTACTTTATGGACAATATTGTATGTAAAGCCACATGTACAAATCTTATTAACCATACCATGACTGGAGACCTCCTCTGACTGGTGGGCCTTTCTGCACCAAAGTCCGTTAGGTGGCTCTGTGGTTGTCATGGTTACCACTGCACTGGGACTGAGATGGGCAAGCCTGTGAAGATTAGTCCCACACAAACTACTACTTCCCTGTGGATAAATGTCATGTCAGTGGAAGCCTGTTTATTCTGCCTGGGATCCTTTTGACCTTAGCAACAACTATTTGGTTTCAGCTCCTAGTTATGACCTGAGGTAAATACAAGATCACTTTGAACCAAAATTCTCTGGTAGACGGCTCTCTATAGATCGAAACACCTCCAATGACTGATGTTAAATcagttgtttttccttcttaaaCCGCAGTGACATGACTGAAGAAACATAAAAGCTTGTGTTTAAACCCTCAGAGGGCAGTGTAGCAACAATTTCCACTCTATTGAGGTTTTTAAAAGATCTTCAAATATAAATTGAGACATTAAATCAGGTCACAGACCCATTGCTGACAAGTTGCCTCATCCTAAAAAATTAATATTCCTGGTGAGCTTTAGTGCAGAGGAGCTGAGCTTTCTCATGTGAACTCCAAAAACTGCACAGACTCCTGATTTTAAACTGTGGTGACCTACAGTAAAATTTACGGTGTTATCATCAGTTATTGTAGCTCAAActaaacaatgtaaacaaaggCTCAGTCATGCCCAGTGGAAGTTCACAGACTACTGATAAGATAGACTGTTAAGGGGTAAAAGACAAAGGTACCTTATTTTCTAATCCTGATCGTTGATCACTCttcaagaaaaacattttataaagcaGATATGTTTTGCACAGATCATACATTTTATGAGACTGATTTCATGGGACAGAACGAGAAggaaagaaatgcatttttgaGCAGATCAGCCCGTCTGCAGTAATTCTTTGGAATGTTCACTTAAGGGAACACACTTGTCCTGTCCAACTTTCCTCCCACTTCCCTAAACTATTGAATGTGATACAATAAACGTTTTGGATTATGTGTAGCTGCTGTTTGAATGGgaatcataattattttttccccttctaaCTGCTCTCTCCATAACCCTTTACTGTAAAATTTCAAGGCCTTCAACATTAGTGAATCTCTCCTAGTCTGCATCACTTACATAATTCCGGATTTGAGTTTGTATTTGGTTCTTACTTTTGGACGGTAAACCATTCAAATTTGGACAACGTTAAGGTTACCTGTGTGGTAATAGATAACATTAGGAGTATGAGCCAACATTTCAGCCTCAGTGGTTGGGATTTTGTTCATGCTGACCTTGGCAGATACTTATCCATTCCTGCTTACAGTCAATAACTCTACCCCTAATTCTGTTTCTGCGTCACACGGAAATTGAATTCAGGGTCTACTGCCTGTCCAACAAAACTGTTATGAATTCATTCTTACATGCAAAGCGTATACATTATTCCTACATTTTCATCTAACATCAACAGAATATGTAAAATACCATACAGCACTATGgatatattacatatttaagGGACATTAGCATATTGTGTATGAGACTTAGTCCAGCTATGTACTGATAGcataattttaataaacagtTCTTTTTGAGTTTGATAACAACTTtccaaaaaactattaaaagttttaaagtatttcaatCCTAATATCAGGGGTTTGCTGCAGTTACAATTGAACAATTATCATTGATGCTACCAATGACCTGATGACTGactgtaaaaatattcaagAATTGTTGTAAGGAGGAATACAACAAATATTTGAGATCTTATTTCAATAAAGATTCAATTAAATCATTCTCTGAAGTAGTTTTAGTTGAGTGGTTAATAGTCAATAAGGGGGACACAATCAAGATTGCATAAAAATGTACTCTCCACCTttgacaaatattaaataatctAATCACAGATTTCCCTCAGAATACAAACTTGATCAGAAAAGAAGAGAACTAGCACTCAGGTCATCATCTGTATCATCTTATTACTGCTGTATGACCTCTAGAGCAAACTGACACATTTTGATCAAAATTTTCACActattctgtgtttttgtaatttttaaaaactacaacttGTTAAAAATTGCAAACtgcaaaaatttaatttatacaAGATGTCCATGATTGTGTCAGATTTGTACTCACACAGTGTTCTCGCCTAGAGCTCAGTCAGCAGTCCACAAAGTGAGTCAACAATTCCTGCTGAGAGACTTGATTGAGGCTGTCACAATTCCAGTGATCAGCTTCCTGTCCTTTTCTCAGCTACTCATTTGCACTTTGCTCTTTTGGCTTTGGGCCCTGGGCAGCCCAGGTCCAACCCCAGTTCACCTCATCAAATGGATGCATGAGGTCACACAGCAGGAGAGTGGAGTTTGCCCTAAAGTCCCATCTACTAAGATAGACTGTGATTGCaacatgtattcatttttttattatagaattttatacacatacacagcttAAAGTTTCCTGTTAGTCATCCAGGTCGAAGGTTGTCTTCAAAAAGAGAGCAGAGTGACAGCCaagactgaaactgaaaatcatTTGTCTGCTAAAGAGGGATCCTttccttttaaacatttttaggcTGTGATGCACAAACATTGTTTGTTAGTTTGGAAAACAGACTATTGAGTGTGCACACTGAGATCAGACTGCAGTAGATGATGTTGTAATGACAAAGAATTGCTAAATATTGCTAACATGCACAGGAAAACCAGTCATGCAATGAAAGTGGTTCACCACGACGATAAAGGTTATTTACTCTGaaatcaaacacacatattttagTGTTTGGCCTTTGTTCCATAAAGCCATGCCAAGTGATTTTGTAAACCAAAATAGTATTTCATTTTAGCAGTACACCCCAGGCATATTGGTCATTTAACCTTTTCTTTCATAGTTTTCAAAAAAGTGGTCATTGTGGACAAAAATGTAAGCAAATTGCCTTGATTTTAGGCAAAGCTTTCACAAACAAACtgggtaaaaacacatttgcagtcAAAATTGTTCAACCCTCATTGAAAATTAGGTCAGTTGGCAAAATTTACAAAGGTCTAgtttgtaatgaaaaaaataaacaagaacaatTTAACGAGCGCAACATAACTAATGTTACAGATGGGTTCTCCAAAGTCACCACAAAATGCAGCTTTTAATGCAGTCCTAAACTTATTCGACCCCTTCATGACATATGTCTTTAGTACTTAGTAGAACACCCTTCAGCAGTTATAACCTGCTGTGAACGGGGTACAAAGCCAGACACCAGCTTCTGGCAGCATTCCTTAGGAGTCTTAGACTATCGGTCTAAAGTTAACCTATATTCTTTGGGTTGCATGCTGCAACCGCCTGCTTCAAATCCCACCACAGGTTTTCTATTAGTTTCAAGTCAGGTGACGGTGACGGTCACTCCAGCATCTTCCAGGTCTTCTTCGAGCCTTGGTGGACTTTGAGGTAAGCTCAGGATTGTCGTCCTGTTGGAAGGTCCAATGAAGACCAAGCTTCAGCTTCCGCACAGATGGCATGACCTTTTCTCCCAGGATGTCCTGGTACTTGAATCAATCCATCTTGCCTTCCTGCTGCAGATTTCCAGAGCCAGAAGAAGCAAGTATCACCAAGCCACCATTATGTTTCACTTTTCAGCTTATGCTTCATTCTCCTCCCTCCAGACATTCTGATGATCTATAGGCCTGAAGAGTTCCAGTTTTGTATCATTGCTCCacacaacaaaatgtatgtGGCTTATTTATGATTTGGAGCATA
This genomic interval from Channa argus isolate prfri chromosome 5, Channa argus male v1.0, whole genome shotgun sequence contains the following:
- the soat2 gene encoding sterol O-acyltransferase 2 isoform X1 is translated as MYDLCKTYLLYKMFFLKSDQRSGLENKGSSSLCGTNLHRLAHLSPSAVVTMTTTEPPNGLWCRKAHQSEEVSSHAVSHNVQEENLRQWQKHAQKVKLKALEQVQDQLSDILDKALTDSVQPFTCIHPTVNKKTTMKPSPRSQKLDNGKVFMDRASLLDELFEISHIRTIYHMFIAVLLIFCLSTLAVDFIDQGRLVLEFDLLFFAFGKMGTVTWAWTVMFVYTLLIPYYTLVFWGSLYHSFPSKLVLSLGTGLILSAIQTCVLSLFPIYVVIENQLPPASRFIVILEQIRFLMKSYSFLRETAPAIMKTTPKEGERPRFPTLSSYLYFLFCPTLIYRESYPRNSHIKWNYVAVTLGRIMGCLFYGYFILVRLCVPVFRPENNQLVSKRTMVLAVFNSILPGIMILLLCFFAFLHCWLNLFGELLRFADRMFYKDWWNSTSFANYYRTWNVVVHDWLYYYGYRDFLWLSGGKFRAAAMLSVFIVSAVVHEYALAMGFGFFYPVMFCLFAVFGVVFNFTMNDKRQSPVFNVVMWACLFLGQGVQVCLYCQEWYAQIHCPRTENSFWELVTPRSWSCSYQR
- the soat2 gene encoding sterol O-acyltransferase 2 isoform X2: MYDLCKTYLLYKMFFLKSDQRSGLENKGSSSLCGTNLHRLAHLSPSAVVTMTTTEPPNGLWCRKAHQSEEVSSHAVSHNVQEENLRQWQKHAQKVKLKALEQVQDQLSDILDKALTDSVQPFTCIHPTVNKKTTMKPSPRSQKLDNGKVFMDRASLLDELFEISHIRTIYHMFIAVLLIFCLSTLAVDFIDQGRLVLEFDLLFFAFGKMGTVTWAWTVMFVYTLLIPYYTLVFWGSLYHSFPSKLVLSLGTGLILSAIQTCVLSLFPIYVVIENQLPPASRFIVILEQIRFLMKSYSFLRETAPAIMKTTPKEGERPRFPTLSSYLYFLFCPTLIYRESYPRNSHIKWNYVAVTLGRIMGCLFYGYFILVRLCVPVFRPENNQLVSKRTMVLAVFNSILPGIMILLLCFFAFLHCWLNLFGELLRFADRMFYKDWWNSTSFANYYRTWNVVVHDWLYYYGYRDFLW